ATTTATTTCAAGCTGTTACCTCTAATATTCCAAGATTTTCCTGTAAGCTGATATCGAACAGCTGGAACTAACAAAGTCCAAATACTTTGTTTAGGTGGAACTTTCAAGTATCTGGACTTTACTCGAGTGAGTATTTTGACTCTAACAAGCTGcattttaatgcaaatatcTGGACTTACAACTCATTAGATTGTCAGAAGAAGCTAATTTCTTGTGCAACCTACAAGGATAAAACAGCATCCTTTATAAATAACTATTATTTTGCTCTGTTTGCCTTGAAgttccttccttttctttttgtaactgcttgtttaatttttgcatctatcattttatttttgtcatatacTTGCACTCTTTTCTAAAAGACAAGAGAAACAGAGCCCTTTGTGTATCCATAATACACAAAAGACGTTTTACATAACAGGCATGAGGGAGGTTTCAATGTAATGCTGCATTCAGTTACAAGTGAAGACTTTGTAATTCTCAATTccaactaaaaaaataaaaaaaaacaactcatagAACAACTTCCAGAGGTCACATTACTTGGTCAGGAGCTTAAGTGAAGTTTATCAACCCAGACTTCCACTGTTTACACCACTTCCATAAGAGATGTGCTGCTGTAGATTCTCAGTCAACCGTGAAATGGTCATTTCAAGAGCTTGAATAAAAGTAACTGGCCTTCGTGTTACTGGGTTCTTGAAAAGTTATCCGCCTCTCAGCTCTTCACTCTCCACCAACTGCTTAGAGCTGAAGAAACCTTCAGATGAGACATGAAATGTTTTCAGGTCCAGTTATCTTTATTCAAGCACTTACAATTCCCTAAATCTTTAATTTGTTATTCCTGAGTATTAAAAGCTATTTCTATTGTAAAGTAAACTGTGTTACTGCAGAGGAAGTTTTCCCAGTTGTCGAGATGTCTTCTGTAAGACTTGAGGAGGTCAAAGGAGGTGAGTTACTCATTAAATGAAACCAGGATGTGAGGTTCAGTGAATCCCCAGTGGAACTGTCCTTTAAAGGTTACTTTTTCAGTCTTgctttaggttttttttctttttttttttagtattctacattacattttatttttctcgtGACCAAAAACTAGACCCagtttctttaaacaaaaaagaacctAATAAAATGTCGATGTGGATTCAGAgttctttctttaaaactgaAAGATGGCGCCAACCTATCTTAAAGCAGTATTACTGGACTTTAGCATGTTTTCTAACTGTGGCATTCCCTAACACACAATAATTTAGCTTTTGTCTTAcatcttgtctcttctctgcgctctttccagccagtcaaTCCAATGCTGTCTTATCTGTTGCTCTGTtattttccctctttcttttcttctctccctTCAATAATgccctcttgtgtttctttgcagaatcagccatggtgtgcatCTAAAACACCTAACATGTTGATATCAAGATGCTGGCATGTGACTCAGTGCTGCAAAGCAAATCACAGCTGTACTGTGATTCTCTggttggaaaaagaaaagttacgAATTTCTGAACCAATAGACAGTGCAGGGTAACATCATCTCCAacaatgtgcataataaatgtcagtgtgccaccaaaatgagtcagaaaaagCATAAAGTTTTAATGTTAGAAAGCTACTGTTAAAATGCTGCTTTAACAACTGATAACAATGAGCATCCCAATCTTTTTAACCATGTAATACAAACACTGGCCTCCATTAGGCTAGTAATTTAGTAATTTAGTACAACTGCAGCTCAAATTGCTTTACACaaagaaaatagtttaaaaaatgcaatcaagcattacaaaataaaacataaggATAATCTAAAACTATTAACAGAACAGCTAAAATGTATTagtaaatgtaaaacaatatgattaatcaaaatgaaattaaaaagtaaaagtgtaaacagaataaaaatgactgaTCACAAAGTGCTGTAAAAGACATAATGTAAACTCTGACCCAAGCTTAGTCTAACTATAgacctttttaaaaaggaaagtcTTAAGCCTGGACAGAGTCTGCATCCCGAACACAGACTGGGAGCCGTTTCCAGTTAGGTCtaatcttgtgttttgttttctttttctttgttaaaagtAAGTgctcaacaataaaaaaaaaaactttttagaaTAAGAACGGAAACCACTGATCCTCTGATCCAGTACCTTCCATGAGTATCCTGAAGACATCTCTGaggatggtgatggtggtgcagaggacaaagacagaaaacaggaacgTACAGATGGGATCTGCAACTTTGTACTCAGGCTGAAAGAGTCCAAAGACATTACTTTAAAGAGTACATAAAAATGCATCAGATGGCATTTTTCACAGTCATTAGTATTAAAATGCTCAGGgcaaaagtgaaaagaaaaaaatggtgaaCATCTTGAATGTTGGCAGAAATACTTAAATCCCGTGTCTGTGCATTTAGAATTTTACCACttcaaatgacatttttataagaaatactatcagcttttgttttaaaatgttgcataattgcattaaaaacactGTAAGAATGTAAATTATTTGCGGTTTTCATCCTGAAATATCTGACCCGAAAGTAGATGATTGTCGCTGCCACCATGACGCCAATGCTCTGCAGCAGGTCTCCGACCACGTGGATGAAGGCGGCACGGACGCTTGTGTTGCCATGGCTGCCCAAGAACGTATGAGCGTGGCCATGGCTGACAGGGCTCTGACCGTCCTCGTCAATCTGGTGATAGCCACTGCCATGAGGGTGGAGGGTGGTGGAGTGATGGAGGATGTAAGCCATGCTGCAGAATGACAGAAGAAAGGGACTTCAGGTCTGTTTGTCAGCACTGATGTATGGCACGCAGGAAGCAGCTGGGTTTGTGTTAAGATTAGAGGCAACATAAGCATCAAAATCCCCTATAAGCATACCTCAATGACATGATACGTTTCCATAAAGACTGTTAACTTTAGATTCAACTTCTAAGTATTTCATGCAGTTTGCAGCTTAAGTTTCATATAATTTCATAATTGCATCTGTCAATGCAACAGTCATTTGAAATAAGACCATTAAGAAATTTTAACACACAGTCTGACTCACATGATATTTACAATGACAGCACATCCAGAGGTGATTAACATTACATGGCCCTCAATCTCATAGTCATTGCGTACAATCCTCTCGATGGCTAAATAGAGCAGAACTCCTGTAACAATCCAGATGGACATGACGGAGATGAATGCTCCAAGGATctctgtggggggggggggagaaaaGAATATAATCTTCACTTTAATATGCATACAGTTCATCACACAGTACAAGGCAGCGCACCTCTGTCTCACTATGTAAAGTCAAGAAAGCAGCCATGTCTTCTAATATAAACACATCTTAGTCTTAAAGTGACTTGGAATGTgtcagtgcttttttttcttcttcttcttcttttttttgttagtaaACTCTAAAAGAAATTTAGTGGATGCTCATATTTGCTCTGTACTGGATGTTTAGAAAACTGTGACTTATGTTGTACTTTAATGCTGAATAAATCTTTTAAgaaacaaattattaaatttttttctagtTGTATTTATAATTCCATGCAATCAGTGTATGCTACCCCTTGAATTTGCTGTAATTTTCACATCtttacaacataaaatgttttaatgaggTTATTATATTTTAACAAATTCCTTTAATACTTTATTATCTAGTGTCTCTTAcaacttaatttaaaattaataggCATTAAAATGAGAATCACAACACCTTTTTCTCCATTCACCCTGAAACCTGAAAGTTTACCTGATCTGTGCCAGCCAAAGTTCATGGTTTTGGTGGGTGGTCTGGATGAGATCCAGAGGGAGAACAGGCTCACCATCATACTGCCAAAGTCTGTCAGAAGGTGGGCCGCATCAGTCATGATGGCCAGACTGTGAGCCAGGTAGCCTCCTGTAGGGGAAAGCAAGTATCTTAAAATAGTAATCTATTACATTACATGAATTTCTGATTGTTTGCTTGTGAAGTATGCTTGTATAAAGTCCCCTTTTATCGCAGTCAAATACCACATATCATGCATAGCTGGTGTGTATTGATCATCACCTCGTAGTAAAATATAAAGACATCAGAGGTGAATTAGGACCTGCAAGGAAAATAACAACAGCAGCATGTAGCTTGATGTTCTAGAAAGTTTAGAGGAGCTACACTTTAAATCAGGTGTATCAAGTCATTATCAAGTCAAACTAATGATGCAGCAAAACCTGAGAAAAAGCAAAGCACAACCCATCAGATGTCTGCCAGGACAAGTGCCTTTTATTGAGCTCACAAAGCTTCATGTAACATCTGAGTGATTGTGTTCAGCAGAAGCTATTACTGCACTGGCTGTTCACTGGAGAGGGCTGTCAGTAGCCATCAGCCACAATGGGAAAGAGAACTTTGCTGCAGTTGTTTTACTAGCTCCTCAATTAAGAAGTTTACATTATAgtacaaaacacaaaatttctTTGATAGATAAATCTCTAATATTCAGAATATTCAGTAAAGTTATATTGTTGGAAGTGCTACAGTGGCTGTTTGGAAGCTTTAAACGATTCAACCATCAACTCTTTAGCCTCCAAAACCTTTCTGATAGATTGCATCTGACCATTTGTTCAGAGTAATGAAACTTTTACCTATGACCTCTCCTATCATGAAGACAAGGCAGACTGCTGAAGCGATGTAAAGTTTCTTCTTTGCCAGCAACTTGTCTCCACTCTCCTCGCATACCAAAGCTTTGGGGCCGTGGCAGTGTGTGCCGACGCGCCGTCTCAGCTCAATGGCACCGGGCGTGCTTCCATTCTTAAAAGGGAAGTCTGGGTACTGCTCTTTGGAATCTGGAAAGGACCTGCAGGGATACAGATAATATagtaatgattaaaagaaaacttactGTTGACAGATGCTCTCTTAAAACAAAGTTACACATCTGTCTCAAAAGTCTCAGAGTTTGAAAGCATTTCTGGCATATCTATAAGTACGTTTCTTTTTTAGATGTAAGCTGTGGACTTTTTTGTACATCAGTAACACTGCTGTATATGCTGCGTATGTTGACCTCCAATTATGAACAGGCACTCACATTATAGTCGGTTACAGCCTTTGACTTGTTTAGACATTTGTGAATGAAAGTTgttttaggtgatttttttaTAGGGTATTAGCAGGTAGGGGGTATTGCTCCATCCTTTTCCCACAACtgttaaacacagaaaaacagacacagattgcGTCACCCATAACTCTGTCTCACTACCATTAAAGTGATATATTAACAATAACCTATCTCTTACTTGTGTACTCTATCTTATGATCtctatattttattgtttttactgcagtaacttacaattatatatttttttttgctttttatccttgttgtgttttttagcAGCATAACTGAGACTAGTATGGAGCTTTTTCTTGTACTGTCTTAcactacagtcatttagcagatgcctTTATCCAAACTGACTTACAATGGTTAGGCAGTAGTGTTAAGGGTCCCAACTGGGCTATACAGCCTCCTTGTCTTCTAGACAAATaaccaaaagagaaaataaacttgaactgaATTAAGTTTTGGGAATATTTTCGtaattttttcaacatttttacgTCCATGTAGACTCAGTGTCTACATTATTAGCCAAGACAAGCCAAGCCaacattatttataaagctctttaaaaaacattaagtaCTGATTGCTgaacaataagaataaaataaatttaaaaatataataaagcaATGTAAAATAAgaccaaaacaaacataataaaatcaaaaaccaaaataaaaccaaaaataatattacaataataataaaatcaactgGTTTTAAGTAGGGATTTAAACATAATATTATTTTAGGGATTTGCTTgtattgcttgttaacacagaaagctaaatagccaatcacatggcagtgaCTCAGtgtatttagtcatgtagatgtggtcaaaATGTCTCACTGAAATTCAAACTGAGcctcagaatgaggaagaaaggggatttaggtgactttgaatgtggctgtaggaaccagacaggctgtTTTGAATATttgagattttcacacacaaccatctctatggtttacagagaatgacctgaaagagagaaaatatccagtaagcgGCACTTATCCGGATCTAAATTGCCTTGTTAATATCAGAGGAAAATGGGCAGATTGGTTGgagaagacagaaagacaacaataactcaaataagcactgattcctaccaaagtctgcagaataccatctctgaatgtacagcacatccaaccttgaagcagatgggctacagcagcagaagaccacaccgggtgcctcctgtcagctaagaacagaaaactgaggctacaattcacacagactcaccaacactggacaatagaagatggaaaaatgtggctggtctgatgagtctatttcagctccacattcaggtcagaatttggtggaaacatgaaagcatggatccatcctgccttgaatCAACAGTTCTGGATGCCAATGGTGTAATGGTGTTGGATATATTTTCTTGgtacactttgggccccttagtaccaacttggcctggtttaacccacagcctacctgagtattgctgctgactatgtccatccctttatgaccacagtgtagcatcttctgatgctacttccagtaggataatgcaccatgtcacaaagctcaaatcatctccaactgctttcttgaacatgacaaggAGCTCACTGTACttcaacggcctccacagtcaccagatctcagtccaacagagcagctttgggatgtggtggaaaggGAGATTCTCATTATTGACGTGTGATGCTATCATATGGCGCAAAATCACTGAATAATGCAGAATAATGTtggttctgaaggaaaaaggggctAAATCCAGTATTTGGTAGGTTTATCTAAtgaagtggctggtgagtgtacaTCCAGCTGGACTACCTCATTTCAGGTCATATCCGCTTTGTGGCAGGCTGTTTTAGGATCTGCTCATTCTGTAACAATAGCAAATCTAGAGAGTATTGGGTTTTTAAAGAATTGATTTTCTTGAGTAAATGCTGTAGCAGAGATCAGCATCATTTAGTAAAACTACAATTGTCCATAAAGTGGAAACCTGGCGTGTTCTGCGATCAATGTTCACTTAAGTGGATGAATGGTGCGATGGGTAATTCAGGGAAGAACCAGATTATATTGACCGATGTGGCAGAGAGAAAGAGTGAACACACTTCTCCTTTAAAcaatacagttttatttttttgggatTTTGATAAGACACACCTATTTAAATCACCTTTCATGCAGGGGATTTTTCAGTCTATTTGTTTATACCAAGCTAGCATAGATCGGCAGATCAACACATAAAGCTCCACTGTTGGATCGAGGAAAGAGTTTTTCTCTGTACAAGCACCATTCAACCTTGGCTGCCAATGACCATTTCACTGGTTCACCAGTTTTCaatccttttctttccttttaggTGCAGACCAGCAGCATTTACAAAAGCAGCAGTGGCTCAAACTTTcttcatttgaattttttccctttttcaaaCACATCAACTTCAAGGACAAAAAGTTCGCTTTGTGCCTCATAAATCCCACTAACCGCCAGGTGCTGTTGTAACAAGATAATCAATGTTTTTCAATTAATCCGTCTGAGTTCATAATGTTAAGGCTGATCCGTGTACACTTCACCTCTGACAACACAAACATGGACCTGGACTGCACTCATATGAGCATAAGAAATTGTTGACTTTTCCACTTTGATCTCACACACATGCCCAGGTTGCTGTTCTCACCAAGTGCAGTGAGGGGTGGATGCAATGACGTGACTAATGAGGTGGAG
The sequence above is drawn from the Melanotaenia boesemani isolate fMelBoe1 chromosome 22, fMelBoe1.pri, whole genome shotgun sequence genome and encodes:
- the slc30a2 gene encoding zinc transporter 2: MDNNAENSEKSHLIDERNAKMYSLKLQRSFPDSKEQYPDFPFKNGSTPGAIELRRRVGTHCHGPKALVCEESGDKLLAKKKLYIASAVCLVFMIGEVIGGYLAHSLAIMTDAAHLLTDFGSMMVSLFSLWISSRPPTKTMNFGWHRSEILGAFISVMSIWIVTGVLLYLAIERIVRNDYEIEGHVMLITSGCAVIVNIIMAYILHHSTTLHPHGSGYHQIDEDGQSPVSHGHAHTFLGSHGNTSVRAAFIHVVGDLLQSIGVMVAATIIYFRPEYKVADPICTFLFSVFVLCTTITILRDVFRILMEGSPKGIEFNSVKEVLLSAKAVKSVHCLHLWALTLGQALISVHLAIEEGADPQSVLQEATDLLHTKFGFYSITIQVESYTDDMNHCSRCQDPRD